A section of the Clostridium sp. TW13 genome encodes:
- a CDS encoding GNAT family N-acetyltransferase, with protein MLAYSKANESTDENTYWIWRFMVDKQYQGKGYGRKTMEKVLELIKTFPHGKASSIQLSYEPENIVAKTLYASFGFKETGEIEDGELVARLTL; from the coding sequence ATGTTAGCATATAGTAAAGCAAATGAATCTACTGATGAAAATACCTATTGGATTTGGAGATTCATGGTTGATAAGCAATACCAAGGCAAAGGCTATGGCAGAAAAACTATGGAAAAAGTTCTTGAACTGATCAAAACCTTTCCTCATGGAAAAGCTTCATCAATTCAGCTTTCCTATGAACCAGAAAATATAGTAGCAAAGACACTTTATGCATCTTTTGGTTTTAAAGAAACAGGTGAAATTGAAGATGGGGAATTGGTTGCTAGATTAACCTTATAA
- a CDS encoding ABC transporter substrate-binding protein: MKINYRKIIVLVLLITYCIGLCKICSAEIINNPTPNNILNKDRLENIKEKGVLTVLTTNLPPFSFIDPKTNKETGIYIDLINNIAEQLGVHKIEFKGVPFSELFKTLNTDPSIDVIVTGLTITDERKQLVSFTDPLSKSSEVIIIPKVSLINFEEDLKNVVIGAQRGTVHAEYAEEWKKKGKIKDYILFGDISELLSAVETGRIAAAIADSTVSDYLIHRDKLYLKIIRPYTPEYPKFVAIAVRKSDTNLLNELNRIINDMKNFKVIDKIFEKYGLGNEYSVGKGQ; the protein is encoded by the coding sequence ATGAAAATAAATTATAGAAAAATAATAGTTTTAGTACTTCTTATCACATATTGTATTGGATTATGTAAAATATGTAGTGCTGAAATTATTAACAACCCAACTCCAAATAATATTCTAAATAAGGATAGGCTAGAAAATATAAAAGAAAAAGGAGTATTAACTGTTTTAACAACTAATCTTCCTCCATTTTCGTTCATAGATCCTAAAACTAATAAGGAGACTGGAATATATATAGATTTAATAAATAACATTGCAGAACAACTGGGTGTACATAAAATAGAATTCAAAGGAGTCCCATTTTCAGAGTTATTTAAAACATTAAATACTGACCCTAGCATAGATGTAATAGTTACTGGACTTACCATTACAGACGAACGTAAACAATTAGTAAGTTTTACTGACCCATTATCTAAAAGTTCAGAAGTTATTATTATACCTAAAGTTTCATTAATTAATTTTGAAGAAGATTTAAAGAATGTAGTTATTGGGGCACAAAGAGGGACAGTTCATGCGGAGTACGCAGAAGAGTGGAAAAAGAAAGGTAAAATAAAAGATTATATACTTTTTGGAGATATTTCTGAATTATTATCGGCAGTAGAGACAGGAAGAATAGCTGCTGCAATAGCAGATTCCACTGTTTCAGATTACCTAATACATAGAGATAAGTTATATTTAAAAATAATAAGACCATATACGCCGGAATATCCCAAATTTGTAGCAATAGCAGTAAGAAAAAGTGATACTAATTTGTTAAATGAGTTAAATAGAATAATTAATGATATGAAAAATTTTAAAGTTATCGATAAAATTTTTGAAAAATACGGCCTAGGTAATGAATATTCAGTGGGCAAAGGACAATAG
- a CDS encoding ThuA domain-containing protein: MKKNVIVILDDYWHPKASIEPLIDLLFPETLWNLIVTTNPNELLNCKSAPDLFVTFKDPIENDQIPTPIWCDDDWSKVIKKDIINDGMGFLAVHCGLTDLPEDHMITKDILYAHFVSHPPFCEVTFIPEKMHPITNGIDKFIFPTGDEHYIIDMIPDSPTEILGYTVSQNGRQPALWAHELGNGKVCGVTPGHNTENLTCPQYLKLLQNAIEWCTRKL; this comes from the coding sequence ATGAAAAAGAATGTAATAGTAATACTTGATGACTACTGGCATCCTAAAGCAAGCATTGAACCGCTTATTGACCTGCTTTTTCCAGAGACTTTATGGAACTTGATAGTAACAACAAATCCTAATGAACTTTTGAACTGCAAAAGTGCGCCAGATTTGTTTGTTACTTTCAAAGATCCGATTGAAAATGACCAGATTCCAACACCTATATGGTGTGATGATGATTGGAGTAAAGTAATAAAAAAAGATATTATCAATGATGGTATGGGATTTCTTGCTGTACATTGTGGGTTAACAGATTTACCAGAGGATCATATGATAACAAAAGATATTTTATATGCCCATTTTGTTAGTCATCCACCTTTCTGTGAGGTTACTTTCATCCCAGAAAAAATGCATCCCATAACAAACGGTATTGATAAATTTATTTTTCCCACAGGCGATGAACATTATATAATAGATATGATTCCTGATTCTCCAACAGAAATACTAGGTTATACTGTATCCCAAAATGGAAGACAACCCGCGTTATGGGCGCATGAACTTGGAAATGGGAAGGTATGTGGGGTTACTCCAGGTCATAATACTGAAAACTTGACTTGTCCTCAGTATTTAAAGCTTTTACAAAATGCTATTGAGTGGTGTACGCGAAAATTATAA
- a CDS encoding AraC family transcriptional regulator — translation MSNKKTKVFPVDINRREIATHDAGGIQCISYIDTYFNNSYHWHWHDEFEIAFASKGSVDIYINNLRYTLCENDGIFINSKIIHKYANGKENIMCMLPNILFHSSLIYDSNDSIIKTKYINPVINNPDISHIIFKADCENDNFALNLIYEAFELLENASWGYELEVKICLSKLILYICGQIKCNNNINNTETILEINRLRSMMDYIKQNFQKQLTLKQIASSVSVSIRECQRCFEKLLGTTPIKYVNDIRIDYAKKLLSQTTYSLIEITELSGFTNQSYFTKKFRISVGITPQKYRAEKL, via the coding sequence ATGTCAAATAAAAAAACAAAGGTTTTTCCTGTTGATATAAATCGTCGAGAAATTGCCACTCATGATGCAGGTGGTATTCAATGTATTTCTTATATAGATACTTATTTCAATAATTCATATCACTGGCATTGGCATGATGAGTTTGAAATTGCCTTTGCTTCGAAAGGTAGTGTTGATATATATATAAACAATCTTAGGTATACACTTTGTGAAAATGATGGAATATTTATAAACTCTAAAATTATACATAAGTATGCCAACGGTAAGGAAAATATCATGTGTATGCTACCAAATATACTGTTTCATTCTTCTCTGATATACGATAGCAATGATAGTATTATTAAGACCAAATATATTAATCCTGTTATAAACAATCCTGATATTTCACATATTATTTTCAAGGCTGATTGTGAAAATGATAATTTTGCTTTAAATCTTATATATGAAGCTTTTGAACTATTAGAAAATGCTTCTTGGGGTTATGAATTAGAAGTGAAAATTTGCCTTTCAAAGCTAATTCTTTATATTTGCGGTCAGATAAAATGCAATAACAACATAAACAATACTGAAACCATACTCGAAATAAATCGACTAAGATCTATGATGGATTATATAAAGCAAAACTTCCAGAAGCAACTTACTTTGAAGCAAATAGCAAGTTCTGTATCAGTAAGCATAAGAGAGTGCCAACGGTGCTTTGAAAAACTGCTTGGAACTACACCAATTAAGTATGTTAATGACATTCGTATTGATTATGCAAAAAAATTGTTGAGTCAAACGACATATTCTCTTATTGAAATTACTGAACTAAGTGGCTTTACAAACCAAAGTTATTTTACAAAAAAATTCCGCATTTCTGTTGGAATAACGCCCCAAAAATACAGAGCAGAAAAACTTTAG
- a CDS encoding NADH peroxidase, which yields MKKFVCTVCGYIYEGDAAPEVCPVCGVGADKFKEQSSELAWADEHVIGVANGVDPEVVEGLRANFTGECTEVGMYLAMSRQADREGFPEIAEAYKRIAFEEAEHASKFAELLGEVVVADTKKNLQMRVDAEYGACDGKKQLATLAKKLNLDAIHDTVHEMCKDEARHGKAFKGLLDRYFAK from the coding sequence ATGAAAAAATTTGTATGTACAGTATGTGGTTATATTTATGAAGGAGATGCAGCACCAGAAGTGTGTCCAGTATGTGGAGTTGGAGCTGATAAGTTCAAAGAACAATCTTCAGAATTAGCATGGGCAGATGAACATGTAATAGGAGTAGCTAACGGAGTTGATCCAGAAGTTGTTGAAGGATTAAGAGCTAACTTTACAGGAGAATGTACAGAAGTTGGAATGTACCTAGCAATGTCTAGACAAGCTGATAGAGAAGGCTTCCCAGAAATAGCTGAAGCATATAAGAGAATAGCTTTTGAAGAAGCAGAACATGCATCTAAATTTGCTGAATTACTAGGTGAAGTTGTAGTAGCAGATACAAAGAAGAATTTACAAATGAGAGTTGATGCTGAGTATGGTGCTTGCGATGGAAAGAAACAATTAGCAACATTAGCTAAGAAATTAAACTTAGATGCAATACATGACACAGTACATGAAATGTGCAAAGATGAAGCTAGACATGGAAAAGCATTCAAGGGATTATTAGATAGATATTTCGCAAAATAA
- a CDS encoding tetratricopeptide repeat protein, translating into MLIFCAVVAILLLYLLITKKPMYYCQVAAGNRYLELKEYDVALNHYNRAIRINPNKLSAYVGKSMTLIELKKSAEALELSTKCIELAPNKAKAYKPRIILNWKLKDYESILKDTAVILNMDSSNLLAHTYRAKVYFRKKNYSRAARYFSDVIDLNKKNSDTYDLLSATYIRLGDYNLALDTANKSIEINSNNATAYTNLAHALLKMNKAKQAKEYIKQAIAIDNNIFDEYMILAIINLIENDSKTFYESLNIALSKEFNYVDYFENDIFDVVRNQEEFKALLIKFEEKSNSEKLELEKVM; encoded by the coding sequence ATGTTAATTTTTTGCGCTGTTGTAGCAATCTTATTATTATATTTGCTGATCACAAAAAAACCTATGTATTATTGTCAAGTTGCTGCAGGGAATAGATATTTAGAATTAAAAGAATATGATGTTGCATTAAATCACTATAATAGAGCAATAAGAATAAATCCAAATAAATTATCAGCATATGTTGGTAAATCTATGACCCTTATTGAATTAAAAAAATCAGCTGAAGCCTTAGAACTTTCAACAAAGTGTATAGAACTTGCCCCTAATAAAGCTAAAGCTTATAAGCCTAGAATAATTCTCAATTGGAAACTCAAAGATTATGAAAGTATTCTTAAAGACACTGCTGTGATTTTAAATATGGATTCAAGTAATCTTTTAGCTCATACCTATAGAGCTAAAGTATATTTTCGCAAGAAAAACTATAGCAGAGCTGCAAGATATTTTTCTGACGTTATTGATTTAAATAAAAAAAATAGTGACACTTATGATTTGCTATCTGCTACTTACATTAGATTAGGAGATTATAATTTGGCCCTAGATACTGCCAATAAGTCTATTGAAATTAATTCAAATAATGCTACAGCATATACAAATCTTGCTCATGCATTATTAAAGATGAACAAAGCTAAACAGGCCAAAGAGTATATAAAGCAAGCTATTGCTATTGATAATAACATCTTTGATGAATATATGATTCTCGCAATAATAAATTTGATTGAAAATGACTCAAAGACCTTTTATGAAAGTTTAAATATAGCTCTTTCAAAGGAATTTAACTATGTTGATTATTTTGAAAATGATATATTTGACGTGGTAAGAAATCAAGAAGAATTTAAAGCATTACTAATAAAGTTTGAAGAAAAGTCAAATTCAGAAAAGCTTGAGCTTGAAAAAGTTATGTAA
- a CDS encoding YcxB family protein, whose amino-acid sequence MKHARDVKKFRLEAIVSKEFIVLVYLILYLILPSSSEKSILYCEYVLIIMAILVILFDTKLKIYITKRKLIKMYKIEEYSSLFAEASITLNTEGVEYMNLFSETIYKWDYVRSIHEVDDYLIIMCNEQIVIPVNCFKCEDEKNNFVNVICEKTDLIVNKKFPEKFIFI is encoded by the coding sequence ATGAAACATGCAAGGGACGTAAAAAAATTTCGTCTAGAAGCTATAGTGTCTAAAGAATTTATTGTCTTAGTGTATCTTATACTATATCTTATATTACCATCATCTTCTGAGAAATCTATTTTATATTGCGAATATGTGCTTATAATTATGGCTATTTTAGTCATTTTATTTGACACAAAATTAAAAATTTACATCACAAAAAGAAAACTTATTAAAATGTATAAGATAGAAGAATATTCAAGTTTGTTCGCTGAAGCAAGCATCACTTTAAATACAGAAGGTGTAGAGTATATGAATTTATTTAGTGAAACAATTTATAAGTGGGATTATGTAAGAAGTATCCATGAAGTTGATGATTATTTGATTATAATGTGCAATGAGCAAATTGTAATTCCTGTTAATTGTTTTAAATGTGAAGATGAAAAAAATAATTTTGTTAATGTTATTTGTGAAAAAACTGATTTAATAGTAAATAAAAAGTTTCCAGAAAAATTTATTTTTATTTGA